From the Petroclostridium xylanilyticum genome, the window CATTGTTTTGGGCAGTACTTTTACGTCTATTAGTGTTGATACCGTTTGTTTCTTGGCATCTTCAACTGCTGCTCTTAGTTCTTCCTCTGTTTTTACCGTGTAAGTCTTACATCCATAGGCTTCTGCGTTTTTAGCAAAATCAATGGGAACCAGTCCACCATCTAACATTCCTGTTTCCGGATTCCTATACCGGAATTCAGTTCCAAAACTTCCCATTCCATGTCCCATTTGGAGGTTGTTAATGCATCCAAAGGACATATTGTCAAATAAGATGATATTAATTTTCTGTCTCTCCTGGATGGACGTAGGTAATTCTGAATGAAGCATCATATAGGATCCATCCCCTACCATCGCGTATACTTCCTGCTCCGGTCTTGCCATTTTTACTCCCAATGCTGCATTAACTTCATACCCCATACAGGAATATCCGTATTCCATATGGTAAGTGTTGGATTCTTTTGCCCTCCACACTCTTTGCATATCTCCCGGCAAGCTTCCTGAGGACCCTACTACAATTGCATCTTTATCCAGAATTTCATCCAGAATGCCCAATACTCTTGTCTGGGTTAGATAGGAACCGGTTTGTTTTCCAAACTCTTCCAATACGTGATCTATGTGTCCTGCCACTTCAGGTACAAATCCCTCTCCGGTGTATTTTGCATTAAATAACCTGTCTAATTCTGCTGCCCACTTTTCTCTTGCTTCTTTGATTTCTGTTGTGTAAGCCGATTTATATCCGATTTTTTCTAATTCTTCCGTTAATACTTCCAGTGCTGCTTTTGCATCTGCCACTACTTTTACTGCATCCAATTTATATGCATCAAATTCTGCTACATTAATATTGATAAAATCCACATCAGGATTTTGGAATAGCCATTTTGATGCTGTTGTAAAGTCTGTATATCTGGTTCCTACACCGATAATTAAGTCTGCTTGCTGGGCGATAATGTTTGCTGCCAGGTTTCCCGTTGTTCCCATTCCCCCCAGATTTAATTCATGGTCCCAAACAATTGCGCTCTTACCTGCCTGTGTTTCTCCAAAAGGAATGTTGAATTTTTCAGCAAATATTCTAAAGGCTTCTGCTGCTTCAGAATATCTTACTCCGCCGCCACATACCAGCATAGGCTTTTTCTTGTTTTTAATCAATTCTACCGCATCTTTGATCATTTCTTTTGTAGCCGGTCTTCTCTCAATTCTGTGCACCCTTTTCTTAAAGAAATCTACCGGGTAATCATAAGCTTCTCCCTGTACGTCTTGAGGCAGTGCTATGGTTACAGCCCCCGTATCTGCCGGGTCAGTTAATACCCGCATTGCGTTAATCATGGCTGTCATCAGTTGCTCCGGCCTGTTAACCCTGTCCCAGTATTTGCTTACTGCTTTGAATGCATCATTTGTAGTAATGGAAAAGTTATGAAAATGTTCCACCTGCTGTAATACCGGGTCAGGCTGCCTGGTTGCAAAGGTGTCTCCGGGCAAAAACAGCACAGGAATTCTGTTGGCAGTAGCCGTTGCAGCCGCTGTTACCATATTTGCCGCTCCCGGTCCAACGGATGATGTGCAGGCATAGATCTGCCTTCTGTGATTCTGTTTTGCATATCCCATTGCTGCATGGGCCATTCCCTGTTCGTTTCTTCCCTGGTGCACCACCAGATCGCCGGCATCCTGTTCTAAAGCCTGACCTAATCCCAGTACGTTTCCGTGACCGAATACCGTAAAAATACCTTTTACAAACTTTTGCTGCTTACCATCAAATTCCACATACTGGTTGTCGAGAAATTTTACCAGTGCCTGTGCCATCGTTAGTCTAATGGTTTTCATTTTGATACTTTCCTCCTTCTTCTATTTTATTTATCCGGCCATATCTTTGCATTCTTATCCGTAACCCATAAGTGTTCTTCTACAAAAGTAGGCGTAATGTACGGGTTGCCTTTCAGGTGTCTGATCACCCAAAGGTAATACATTGCATAGCCCGGAGCTGTAGCTTGAGGATGCGTAAGCCCTGCAGCTATTGTTACAGTATCATTATTTCTTACCTTAACTACTTCCTCTCCAAGCTCCGCATAGCCGAACCCGTTTTCAGGGTAAAATTTATAGAAATATATTTCCGGTTGGGGATGATGATGAGGTGGATAACTGGACCATCGTCCAGGGAAGTCTATCACTTCTCCCAAAACCAGGTTGGCATTTTCAGTGTTCGTTTTATCAAAGATAGTCCTTACGATTCTTGTGGACGTTTCGTTCATGGTCCCCTTACCCCGTTCTTCACTCATGCATTCACCAGGAGTATAAAGTTTGGACGGAAATGTTTTTTCATTATCTGTCTTCTGCACTGCAATTTCAGTACTATCTGCAAGGGAAATAATCTTAACTTCAACTTCTGATGGTACATGGAGACACCATGGATTTTCGTCAAAGCATGAAACCCGCTTTGCAGTTACTTTGTTATTTTCCCATTCGAAAACAACTTCCCCCTGTATGAGCAGGTAAGCCCTTTCTTTATTTTCGGTATTGATTTCCTTTTGATCTTTATTTAACATTAGAATACCGAAATCCATAAGCATGTCACTGTGTTTTCCATCCATTTCAGTAATAGCATTATAACCATTCTTAAATGGTCCATCCTGTCGTATTCTCACGATATCACCTCTTTATTATCTATCTCTTAAAATTAGAACTTATCTTTCTTTACTCCCAATTTTAATCCTTCATAATGTCGCCAAATAATTCTTCGTCAGTTGGAATAACCGGCTCTATAGGAGAAGCAACCCATGTAGTATTGATAAAATGCTTCCATGTAATGTTCTCGGATGTAATATTGCCTCCCCATGTTCCGCACCCTAATGTCATGGTAAAGGGCATGCCGTTTACCCAGTCCCCGGTATTACCATAACATTGAGGCTGTCTTACCATGATCCTGCTGACCTTGGTTTTTAAGCCCAGTTCTAATATGTGATCCTCATTATTGGAGTGAATTCCGCAGGAGTGTCCTTTTCCCTGGTAATCGGTGATCTTATTTACTTTTTCTATTGCTTCTTCAAAGCTGCTATATTTATAGAGCGTTACTACAACTGAGAGTTTTTCTCCGGAGAACGGATATTCTTTTCCTATGCCCTGTTCTTCTACCATAATGAATTTTTTATCTTCTCCTATTTCAATCCCTGCTGCTTGAGCAATCTTTTGAGCAGGCTGTGCAATGATCTTCGGATTCAGGTGCCCATCTACCCATAGCGCATTTTGAAGTTTTTCTTTTTCTTCTTTACTTACTAAATATCCGCCTTCCTGTTTTAGGGCTTCAATGAGCTCATGGTAAATACTTTCCTGAATCACCAGAGAGTTTTCAGAAGAGCAGCTTGTTGCATAGTCAAAGGTTTTACTGAGCATAATTTTATGGGCTGCATCTTTTATATCTGCTGTTTCGTCCACAATGACTACTGCATTTCCCGTTCCTACACCATAGGCCGGTGTTCCGGAGCTGTATGCTGCTTTTACCATTGGACTTCCTCCAGTTGCTACGATAAGGTCGCACTGCTTCATGACTTCATTGCTGATTTCCAAAGTTGGATCTTCTACTGTTACAATTAAATCTTCCGGAGCACCGTGTTTTTTGAGTGCTTCCCTCATAAGGTCAACAACCCTTTTGTTGGTCTTTTTTGTACGGGGATGGGGTGAAAACACGATTGCATTTCTTCCCTTGATTGCGCACATTGCTTTTGCAACTGGGGTAGCTTCCGGGTTTGTGCATGGAACAAGTGCCCCAATAACTCCCACCGGTTTTGCAATTTTGATTAACCCTTTCTTTTCATCTCTTTCTATTACACCTACGGATTTTTCATCTTTTATATCTCTTAGTACGCCTCTTATTTTCTTCTTGATCTTGGTGTATTTCCCTTCATAGTTGCCAAGCTGGGATTCCTCTACTGCAAGCCTGGCGATTTCTTTTGCGTTTTCCTCTTTGACTACTGCCCAGGCAATGGCTTTTACCAATTCATCTACCTTTTCCTGAGTAAAGGACTGGGCTACTTCCTGAGCTTTCCGAGCTCTTTCCACTAACCCTTTCACATACTCCACAGCATTTAATTTATTTGTCATTTTAATACCCCCTATTTTGATTTGTTATAGAAATATTTATTAAAATTTATTAAAATCGAAAACGTTTACGATTTTGTGAAACATGCTTTTTACATATTAACTACTGCGCTAGGCTACCCGGCACAAACAATGATGAAAATAACGTATGCAGGCGATATTTTGCATTATATGCTTATTCCTTTGCATGTTTTCCTGATAATAAGTTTGGGCTCAAGGATTTTATGAACAAACTTATGATTATCAGGATTTTTGATTTTATCCAGTAAAATTTCAACACACAGTTCTCCAATCTTATATTTTGGCTGAAATACAGTAGTCAACTGAATCTTGTCAAGTGCAGCAAACGAGATGTCATCAAATCCCACAACTGAAATATTATTTGGTACACTTAGACCAAACTCTTCAATGGCCTGAATAACCCCTAAAGCAATAATATCATTTCCAGCTAAAATAGCGGTAGGAATTTCATTTTCTATAAGTAATTCTTTGGCCATCTGATAACCACTCTCTTGCTTGAATTGGCCATACTTGATGTAAGATGGCATAACAGGAATATTATATTTTTGTAATATGTCAATATAACCATTGAGACGAACTTTATGCTGCCCACCAATAAACGCAATTTTTCTATGTCCTAGTTTAATAAGATATTCCATAGCAATGACAGCACTTTTATAATCATCGGTTGCAACATAGTTGCACTCCTCTATTTGAGGCTTGTATGCCGCAAATACCAAGGGGACATTCTTATTAACTGTATCCAATAAATGTGATACGTCATTAGACACAGGTCCAATGACAATGCCTTCTACCCTTTTTTCATATAAAGCTTTCAGATACTCTTTCTCTTTGTTTAGCTGCCAATTAGAATTACATAAAAAAACTTGATACCCATTACGGTTTGCACAATCTTCTATTCCCTGTGCCACTTCAGGAAAAAAAGGATTTGTTATATCAGGAATAATCAAACCTATCGTATGCGTGTTTTTAGTCACTAAGCCTCTTGCAATTGCATTAGGAGTGTATCCCATTGCTTTCGCCAAGTCTTGTATCCTCTTTTTTGTCTTGTCACTAACTTCTGGATGATTGGAAAGTGCTCTAGAAACAGTTGCATATGACACATTTGCTACTTTAGCAATATCCTTAATCGTAACACTCATTTAAAACACCTTTTATTCCGCAAACGTTTAATATTTTATGATTAGATTATAGCACATTTTTCTTTTAAATGTCAACTTAATTTTCAAAAGCGGGTGCATTTAATTTAGTTGACAATTATAGAAAAAGGTTGCGGAAAGGCTTAGAGCCTGTTAACGCAGCGGAGGAAAAGCCGCATCGAACGAACATATATTCTTTTCTTTGCACTTTTCTGTTTTAAAATTTCATCAGTTGCCCTGTAGTTAAAAAGCTCTTACCATAAATAGGGTAAGAGCTTTTTAATTTGTTTTTAATAAAACTATTATTTCTTGAGAAGTTCTCTTTCTATTCTTTCTCTTGTTTCAATAGCTTGTTTTGCCATTTTTTCAGGATAGCCAAATAGTGCTGCTGCGATAATTGACTCTCCTCCTACCTTAAAAGTCCTGTTGGCAAAGTCCATCTCTCGTAACTTCTCAAAAATGCCGCCTATATCTACCTCTCCCTCACCGATGCCAAGGTGCTGATGGATTGTTGCGTCAACACCGGGAGGGTTCACGATATATCGGCAGTCAATGGTATGGTTCATAGTATCTGCAATAAGTACGTGAGACAGGTCATCGCCTGCATAGTCCAGCATGCTCCTAACATCGCCTTTACCTTTATCATAAAAGAATGTATGGGCTGCACAGTATAAATATTTTACATTTTCACTATATAAAGACTTAACAAGGTCGCAGCACTCGTAGTGATTCTCGCAAAAATCCCAAGGATGTGATTGTATTTCAACACGAATACCTTCTCGTTCAATGATTGGAAGCAATTCTTCCATAGAACGATACCACATCTCTTCGCAAACCACTGGCTGATTTGGGTCACCAGAAAGTTCGGTGTTGATAACAGAAACACCCATCTCAACTGCAATTTCAATCATTCTCTTCCAGTTAGTTACAGCCGCTTTACGGCGTTCCTCATCAGGACCGGACCAATGATAAACCACAATAAATGAGGAAATTTCTACACCCGTTTCTTTTAGTGCATTTTTATATTCGGTAAGACACTCTCGACTGGCCTTTGGATGTTTATAAAATGGATTAATCCGTGGATGCGGCGATTGTTCAATGTACTTGTAACCCCAGTCGGCTACCTGATGAACCATCTGGGTAATACCCATTTGTTTTGCTAAAACATCAACGTCAAATGCAATTTTCATATCCATTTACCTCCTAAGTCATTTTTTAGCTTTAATCTTAATAAATTATTCAATTTCAAAATATTTCCCAACAATTGCTTCGGTTTTTTGTTTTCCTACTTTTATTGCCTCTTCAATATCCCAGTCCCAATATTCCGGTCTGAATAATTCAACTGATACCATTTCACTATAGCCAATGTCTTTTAATGTCTTTAAGATTGAGTCCAGATCAATAGCCCCTTCTCCCGGCCATAACCTTTGATGGTCTCTTAATGCGCCTACTGGCAAATCTTCAGCATCGTCAATATGGAAAATGAAAATTTTCTTAGCATCGGCTTTTTGCAAATCTTCTAGTCTTGAACCCATGGCATGGAAATGGAAACAGTCTAAAACCATTCCTACATTTTCACGATCCACTGCTTTTACAATGTCATATGTTTGACCAAATGTATTTACAGAACAATTAGGATAACCTACAAATTCATACGCCAGTTTTACTCCATACGGCTCAGCGATATCTGCTAAATCATTTAATGCACGAATAGATTCTTCTTTAATTTGTGATTTTGTATAGTCCCCAATATCAAAAGTAGGTACTGCGACAATTTTTTTGCAATTAATTTTTTTTCCAACTTCACATAGGAATTTTAAATCGTCTTTCACCTGCTTGTACCCTTCTTCATCACGGAAAGTAATAAATTCTAAGGCATTAAATGCAAAAGGTTTAATCCTGCTGTTGTTGAAAAATGTTACAAGATCGTCCGTTGTATGATCCTTCAAATATTCACGTAATTTGTCAAGTCGAATTTCAATAAGTTCATACCCATGTTTTTCACAAAAAAGCAAATCTTTTTCAAGCGTGGAATTTTTCATTGTAGTTGCTTGATTAAAACAAACTTTCATAATTAATAACCTCCTAGTACAATATAGTTGTAATCAATCAGTAGCCAAACAGCTACTGTAATTACCAGTTTTTAATAGTCTACATAATATTGTTAGTCACTTTCTAAACATCAAGCATATCATCATATATGCCTTCCCCCAGGGGGAAGGCGGCGCCCGCCATCATCTTCACTTCACTGGCTTCCCACCTTAGCCATGTACCAGTTTCTGGCTGGCCTGTACCTTGACAATCATGTATAATAGCTTTCGGACGCGGAGGGTTGATGTACCACCTCCTGGGACGGCGCCTTTAGGAGACGACTACCCGTAGTTTAGACTATCTATCCATTCCGGTAAGTTTACATGATTTGGCTGGTTGAGGCCGGCTTTTTAGCTGGTTCCTCGTGTCACATGCTAGGTTGCATACTTACTGGAGAAGGAATGGATGCTCCACAAGTCCAAAATTATTACAATGAAGGAGGCTTTTTATGAATCAAGTACCTGTTGCCGGGATCGATGTTGGTAAGAGATTTTCAGAGATGGCGATTCTCTCGCCTTCCAACCAAGTCTATGCCCGCATTAGGATTAACCATGACGCATATTCCAACTTTGACAGAGCTTTCGAACTCCTTAGAAAAGCGGAAAAGGAGTTTGCAGCAAAGCCTGTCGTCGTCATGGAATCCACCGGCCATTACCACAAAATCCTTTTCCAAGCCCTTAATAAGAATGGATATGAGGTTTGCGTCATAAACCCCATCCAATCTGATTCTATCAAAAATATCAGGGTTAGGAAAGTAAAAAATGATAAGGTGGATGCCAGAAAAATTGCTTTACTGTATCGTTTCGAACAGCTTAAAACCACTAATATTCCTCATGAAGATGTCG encodes:
- the sauS gene encoding acylating sulfoacetaldehyde dehydrogenase produces the protein MTNKLNAVEYVKGLVERARKAQEVAQSFTQEKVDELVKAIAWAVVKEENAKEIARLAVEESQLGNYEGKYTKIKKKIRGVLRDIKDEKSVGVIERDEKKGLIKIAKPVGVIGALVPCTNPEATPVAKAMCAIKGRNAIVFSPHPRTKKTNKRVVDLMREALKKHGAPEDLIVTVEDPTLEISNEVMKQCDLIVATGGSPMVKAAYSSGTPAYGVGTGNAVVIVDETADIKDAAHKIMLSKTFDYATSCSSENSLVIQESIYHELIEALKQEGGYLVSKEEKEKLQNALWVDGHLNPKIIAQPAQKIAQAAGIEIGEDKKFIMVEEQGIGKEYPFSGEKLSVVVTLYKYSSFEEAIEKVNKITDYQGKGHSCGIHSNNEDHILELGLKTKVSRIMVRQPQCYGNTGDWVNGMPFTMTLGCGTWGGNITSENITWKHFINTTWVASPIEPVIPTDEELFGDIMKD
- a CDS encoding sugar phosphate isomerase/epimerase family protein — protein: MKIAFDVDVLAKQMGITQMVHQVADWGYKYIEQSPHPRINPFYKHPKASRECLTEYKNALKETGVEISSFIVVYHWSGPDEERRKAAVTNWKRMIEIAVEMGVSVINTELSGDPNQPVVCEEMWYRSMEELLPIIEREGIRVEIQSHPWDFCENHYECCDLVKSLYSENVKYLYCAAHTFFYDKGKGDVRSMLDYAGDDLSHVLIADTMNHTIDCRYIVNPPGVDATIHQHLGIGEGEVDIGGIFEKLREMDFANRTFKVGGESIIAAALFGYPEKMAKQAIETRERIERELLKK
- a CDS encoding LacI family DNA-binding transcriptional regulator — encoded protein: MSVTIKDIAKVANVSYATVSRALSNHPEVSDKTKKRIQDLAKAMGYTPNAIARGLVTKNTHTIGLIIPDITNPFFPEVAQGIEDCANRNGYQVFLCNSNWQLNKEKEYLKALYEKRVEGIVIGPVSNDVSHLLDTVNKNVPLVFAAYKPQIEECNYVATDDYKSAVIAMEYLIKLGHRKIAFIGGQHKVRLNGYIDILQKYNIPVMPSYIKYGQFKQESGYQMAKELLIENEIPTAILAGNDIIALGVIQAIEEFGLSVPNNISVVGFDDISFAALDKIQLTTVFQPKYKIGELCVEILLDKIKNPDNHKFVHKILEPKLIIRKTCKGISI
- a CDS encoding 5-deoxy-glucuronate isomerase, translating into MRIRQDGPFKNGYNAITEMDGKHSDMLMDFGILMLNKDQKEINTENKERAYLLIQGEVVFEWENNKVTAKRVSCFDENPWCLHVPSEVEVKIISLADSTEIAVQKTDNEKTFPSKLYTPGECMSEERGKGTMNETSTRIVRTIFDKTNTENANLVLGEVIDFPGRWSSYPPHHHPQPEIYFYKFYPENGFGYAELGEEVVKVRNNDTVTIAAGLTHPQATAPGYAMYYLWVIRHLKGNPYITPTFVEEHLWVTDKNAKIWPDK
- a CDS encoding sugar phosphate isomerase/epimerase family protein; this encodes MKVCFNQATTMKNSTLEKDLLFCEKHGYELIEIRLDKLREYLKDHTTDDLVTFFNNSRIKPFAFNALEFITFRDEEGYKQVKDDLKFLCEVGKKINCKKIVAVPTFDIGDYTKSQIKEESIRALNDLADIAEPYGVKLAYEFVGYPNCSVNTFGQTYDIVKAVDRENVGMVLDCFHFHAMGSRLEDLQKADAKKIFIFHIDDAEDLPVGALRDHQRLWPGEGAIDLDSILKTLKDIGYSEMVSVELFRPEYWDWDIEEAIKVGKQKTEAIVGKYFEIE
- the iolD gene encoding 3D-(3,5/4)-trihydroxycyclohexane-1,2-dione acylhydrolase (decyclizing) → MKTIRLTMAQALVKFLDNQYVEFDGKQQKFVKGIFTVFGHGNVLGLGQALEQDAGDLVVHQGRNEQGMAHAAMGYAKQNHRRQIYACTSSVGPGAANMVTAAATATANRIPVLFLPGDTFATRQPDPVLQQVEHFHNFSITTNDAFKAVSKYWDRVNRPEQLMTAMINAMRVLTDPADTGAVTIALPQDVQGEAYDYPVDFFKKRVHRIERRPATKEMIKDAVELIKNKKKPMLVCGGGVRYSEAAEAFRIFAEKFNIPFGETQAGKSAIVWDHELNLGGMGTTGNLAANIIAQQADLIIGVGTRYTDFTTASKWLFQNPDVDFININVAEFDAYKLDAVKVVADAKAALEVLTEELEKIGYKSAYTTEIKEAREKWAAELDRLFNAKYTGEGFVPEVAGHIDHVLEEFGKQTGSYLTQTRVLGILDEILDKDAIVVGSSGSLPGDMQRVWRAKESNTYHMEYGYSCMGYEVNAALGVKMARPEQEVYAMVGDGSYMMLHSELPTSIQERQKINIILFDNMSFGCINNLQMGHGMGSFGTEFRYRNPETGMLDGGLVPIDFAKNAEAYGCKTYTVKTEEELRAAVEDAKKQTVSTLIDVKVLPKTMTHGYESWWNVGIAETAQKESILKASEEVMKERDRARRY